Proteins found in one Quercus robur chromosome 2, dhQueRobu3.1, whole genome shotgun sequence genomic segment:
- the LOC126715852 gene encoding uncharacterized protein LOC126715852, with product MDSLALLLLSIFLLLSPIGIKKSNASIHIYHNDPFREVGNAYLLSGGSEGLMATPFSSSNHISYIRFENITFWRSKDVADQHSDMEHSSGLVQAIIFEAADRNNIGGSAYGGQRAICCTPDLAKMEGCKQGEVLRRPSATDINWPVVLDVQFSGNSLFTKMDYKEVPITKTGMYNLFFVACDPKLKELVMSGKTMWKNPDGYLPGRMAPLKKFYVFMSLAYVILSIIWFTQYVRFWKDILQLQHCITAVIALGLFEMILWYFEYVNFNDTGIRPVVVTTWVVTVGAVRKTVSRLLILSVSMGYGVVRPTLGGLTSKVLLIGITYFLASELLDITEYVGTINDISGRARLFLVLPDAFLDAFLILWIFTSLSRTLEQLQAKRSSAKLDIYRKFSNALAVTVIASVAWIGYEVYFKATDPFNERWQSAWIITAFWDILAFALLCVICYLWAPSQSSQRYAYSEEVGEESDEEAHSLTSRKGEGDISLVKQEKNVGTNDDFEQEDDEEEDKRE from the exons ATGGATTCCTTAGCATTGTTATTACTTTCCATATTTCTCTTACTCTCACCCATTGGAATAAAGAAAAGCAATGCTTCAATCCACATCTACCACAACGACCCTTTCAGAGAAGTGGGTAACGCTTACCTTCTCTCCGGTGGTAGCGAAGGCCTCATGGCTACACCTTTCTCTTCATCAAACCACATCTCTTACATCcg CTTTGAGAATATCACCTTCTGGAGGAGCAAGGATGTTGCTGACCAGCACTCAGACATGGAGCATAGTTCTGGGTTGGTACAAGCTATAATTTTTGAGGCAGCTGACCGTAATAATATTGGTGGTTCCGCTTATGGTGGACAAAGAGCTATATGCTGCACACCTGATCTTGCTAAGATGGAAGGTTGTAAGCAAGGTGAAGTTCTTAGGAGACCCTCTGCAACAGATATCAACTGGCCAGTTGTTTTAGATGTACAGTTCAGTGGGAACtctttatttacaaaaatggaTTACAAGGAGGTTCCTATCACAAAGACTGGAATGTATAACTTGTTTTTTGTGGCATGTGATCCAAAACTCAAGGAACTAGTAATGAGTGGGAAAACAATGTGGAAAAATCCTGATGGTTATTTGCCTGGTAGGATGGCGCCATTAAAGAAGTTTTATGTATTTATGTCACTTGCTTATGTGATTCTTAGTATCATTTGGTTTACTCAGTATGTGAGGTTTTGGAAGGATATACTGCAACTTCAGCATTGCATCACTGCTGTTATTGCTCTTGGGTTATTTGAGATGATTCTTTGGTATTTTGAGTATGTAAATTTTAACGATACTGGAATAAGGCCAGTTGTAGTTACAACTTGGGTTGTAACAGTTGGAGCTGTTAGGAAAACAGTTTCACGCCTTCTCATCCTCTCTGTTTCAATGGGTTATGGCGTTGTGCGGCCCACTCTTGGCGGTCTTACCTCAAAGGTGCTTCTTATTGGGATAACTTACTTTTTGGCATCTGAGTTGCTGGATATTACTGAGTATGTGGGGACCATCAATGACATATCAGGAAGGGCAAGACTATTTTTAGTTCTTCCTGATGCTTTCCTGGATGCATTTTTGATATTGTGGATTTTTACATCTCTTTCAAGAACACTAGAGCAGTTACAG GCAAAAAGGAGTTCTGCTAAGTTGGATATATATAGGAAGTTCTCAAATGCATTAGCTGTGACAGTAATTGCCTCAGTTGCTTGGATAGGATATGAG GTCTACTTCAAAGCAACCGATCCATTCAATGAGCGATGGCAGAGTGCTTGGATCATCACTGCTTTCTGGGACATTCTTGCATTTGCATTGCTCTGTGTAATCTGCTATCTGTGGGCCCCATCTCAGAGCTCTCAACG GTATGCTTACTCTGAGGAAGTGGGAGAAGAATCTGATGAAGAAGCTCATTCTCTAACCAGTAGAAAGGGGGAGGGTGATATCAGTTTAGTCAAGCAAGAGAAGAATGTTGGAACCAATGATGATTTTGAACAAGAAGATGATGAGGAAGAAGATAAGAGGGAATGA